The Flavobacterium sp. HJ-32-4 genome contains a region encoding:
- a CDS encoding PDZ domain-containing protein, whose protein sequence is MKRWLLVALLFTSLVPWAQDSFTFLGNRKSVSIPFRLINNLIIVPVTVNGTQLDFLLDTGVEENILFSLEEKELPLFNVEKIELRGLGSEESVEGLKSVGNMIGMKGMKSTNQILYVVLDEQFDFSASLGVPVNGIIGYRFFRDHPVTIDYARKRLRVYNRARTDMSKVLRDFVAFDLTIEKSKPYLKVDVSIDSIPRSSKLLIDTGNSDAVWLFPSRDKKITVPDKRLRDFLGRGFSGEIYGDKARISQLQLQTFSFKRPIVAFPDTTSVRHVRMVDQRVGSIGGEILKRFTVCFDYQQQKLYLKRNGSFSEPFTYNMSGITLHHAGHQIVQERANSTGNRVDLSFGEKEVQVSYRFSLKPIYVVVSVREDSPAEKAGIRKGDLLKRVNGRDSYQYSLQELNLLLKSEEGRHVEVEVERDEKILDFRFDLEELL, encoded by the coding sequence ATGAAACGGTGGTTGCTCGTTGCCTTGCTTTTTACGAGTCTGGTTCCCTGGGCGCAGGACTCTTTTACGTTTTTGGGCAATCGCAAATCGGTTTCGATTCCCTTCCGACTTATTAATAACCTGATCATCGTGCCGGTAACCGTAAATGGCACACAACTCGACTTTTTGTTGGATACGGGCGTAGAAGAGAATATCCTTTTCAGTCTTGAGGAAAAAGAACTTCCGCTATTTAACGTTGAGAAAATCGAGCTTCGGGGTCTGGGCAGCGAGGAATCGGTGGAAGGCCTGAAGTCGGTGGGGAATATGATTGGTATGAAAGGAATGAAAAGTACCAATCAGATACTATATGTCGTACTTGACGAACAATTCGATTTTTCAGCCAGCCTCGGTGTTCCCGTCAATGGCATCATCGGGTACCGCTTCTTCCGCGATCACCCCGTGACGATCGACTATGCCCGAAAGCGACTTCGGGTATATAACCGTGCCCGCACCGACATGAGTAAAGTACTTCGGGATTTTGTAGCTTTCGATCTTACCATCGAGAAATCCAAGCCTTATCTGAAGGTGGACGTCAGTATTGATTCGATTCCCCGGTCGTCTAAACTTCTGATTGATACCGGAAATAGCGATGCGGTTTGGCTTTTTCCGTCCCGCGACAAGAAAATCACCGTTCCGGATAAACGGCTGCGTGATTTCCTCGGTCGTGGTTTCAGTGGGGAAATCTATGGCGACAAAGCCAGGATATCCCAATTGCAGTTACAGACTTTTTCGTTCAAACGACCTATCGTCGCGTTTCCCGACACCACTTCCGTGCGCCATGTCAGGATGGTCGACCAGCGTGTCGGTTCGATCGGGGGCGAAATACTCAAACGATTTACCGTGTGTTTCGATTACCAACAGCAAAAACTGTATTTGAAACGCAATGGCTCTTTTTCCGAGCCCTTCACCTATAACATGAGTGGTATTACCCTGCACCACGCCGGACACCAAATAGTGCAGGAACGTGCTAATTCGACCGGAAACAGGGTCGACCTTTCTTTTGGCGAGAAGGAAGTACAGGTCAGCTATCGCTTCTCGCTCAAGCCCATTTACGTCGTCGTATCGGTACGAGAGGATTCACCGGCAGAGAAGGCTGGTATCCGAAAGGGCGATCTCTTAAAACGGGTAAACGGGCGCGACAGCTATCAGTATTCCCTCCAGGAATTAAACCTATTACTGAAGTCGGAGGAAGGCCGTCATGTGGAAGTAGAGGTGGAACGCGACGAGAAAATCCTCGATTTCCGCTTCGATCTCGAAGAACTCCTCTGA
- a CDS encoding T9SS type B sorting domain-containing protein → MGFRKLGIIPFVLWGTLTFAHTTLRGAVVAQALQPDTATVNQNTTASINVLGNDILSAAGGNVMAIAASPTYGTATINTNGTPGTISDDTILYTPYLNYTGTDSFNYSVTDVNGVSQTVSVSITVNPVALSITTSVLNESCPDANNGSIIAYAKNGITPYTFFTLSGQMSATSATGVFTGLEPGTYNVTITSSSGATATASNLIVYPANDLNLTSDTTICAGNPKQLTVSGGGATYAWTSTPTDASLTPGGTIQNVAPTQTTVYTVTSTIPLDRNLIANPSFSQGNKFFYSDYTFAGNNNSNIPRRYGVLSNTSAWSTDYGSCSDHTGSNDQMLIVSGSHTNGGNDIVWKQIVPVASGQNYLFKYWIQNLSGSNPANMVVKINGVQVGGVNAVDPNNACGTWIEHTYAWASGSATTAEIAIYDTTVAIAGNDFAIDDISMKRTGETCTMTKSVTISTVNQLTATIDGPVTQVCPGYSAPLTFTGTPFTTITFTSPAGNGSVTLNAQGTATYSPFVLDTTTFTLGTATNGTCSNPLTGSFTIYVYSTSAAPCTSEQPFPYPTANVQIEAPVPVCYAGGTTTLKASYYLPRPTTGYGVKSIPYQNLYSYTGGTPMDATQDDIFTPPFTIPFNFCFYGNNYSQLTIGTNGMISFDLSNSGNTCPYFFSQSIPSAAMPVKNAIFAVYQDTNIASPPVTNTSIQNVNYYVGGVAPNRYFVANFNELPQFKCNNTVGLQTYQAILHETTNIIDIYIKNRTPCTTWNPTLTCCGNGLTGVINSTGTQGVPAPGRNTGTWSASNEGWRFYPSGSGASQATVQWTDSAGNVVGMGDQIQVPVNGPEIYTVKVTYTTCYGTFDVTDSIAVDVEPSLGITDASDITVCGQSTGPFNFGNINQDAAILTGLVQSDYDVSYYLDPEDARNWAGNSLTPAQLANYTVTNASDLPRTIYVRVTEVNPTLGCDNYTQFTLDAFSPGGSIAYPQSTYNITVPNTTAAVTMSPDLETGGTFASDVSGIILDPATGLVNVTSSAPGTYNITYTVSAPGCPSYTTPPFTLVLENTCIVDATASQTAVCSGTNIDLFASGTEINATYAWTGPSFTSNQQNPAGVVLPTTPGDYVYHVDKTVFGSICASDDITISVYEIPTAAFAVSTFPACVGDTPSVSVTGTPNAVVTVYEQGTTTPISVTLDATGVGSFTTLAVTSTGMVYELTRAESTTTPVCATDYTPGTVTVTITTTPPTATVAAPPTAVCSGDTATFTVTGTPNGVVNYTLGAAGGSVTLDGAGTAPVTTGPITAGVTITLNSIVSGSCTTPLSATASASVLPLPTASFTATTTICAQQAAVIDFTGTPNAQVTFTDSNGTSNTITLTAGGTYQYTSPYPMTANGTFTLNSVVSATTPACTQTLNQQLNFTVNALPAVTQDPAPATQAACEGSTVTFTAAGTGAGVGYQWYGPSGLITGANNATLTLTNITLAQEGNYYVEVSGTCAPSPLSANAFLDVTDAPAITSLAANTVLCEGSNYSITVNATGDNLSYEWRNAANLVVGNTATLTIASITPANAGTYTVTVSGAAGCTPVSQSTTLTINALPQITTQPVGATICEDEGYTFTVAATESLLNFNWYHGSPAALVKSGPDNFLTVAGTMADEGTYYVEVTNPCLPSPGVTSTTVTLNIEQKPRITVQPLSPAPMCTGENFTLSVTATGENLGYQWYGPDGNPIAGATSTSYSVTGAQVNQSGNYFVRVSNTLGECSPVDSTPATITVNQGPAWTVEPGDLNLCVGEAILLSSQASGDALTYSWYKDGVDLNVHTPDLTIAAADVDVTDAGIYRVEVTSPTCPLIFSEAIVLVYPAPQATIANGNEPEICEGQSADVVFSGTPNAVVTYTINGGAPQTIVLSPGGQAILATGQLDATTEYTLVSVITGSEPYCSAPLAGLPNTTAIVKVDRIPDVDLPQDTYLCFDAAGNLLGVHDAFETGLDPAIYSFQWYFEGNPIAGATGSGYTPDSAGQYRVEITNNTTNCTSAATAPVVSSTAPTSITAADVTTGYFADTASIVVTVDPVGDYEYRLDDGPWQTSNTFTGVSNVLGYAQTGSHTVYARDLKSCGQVEYAVYLVDYPKYFTPNGDGIHDTWNIPVISGQPGALVYIFDRSGKLLKQIYPSGTGWDGTFNGNQMPADDYWFLIQYEEAGITKEFKAHFTLKR, encoded by the coding sequence ATGGGATTCAGGAAATTAGGAATCATTCCGTTTGTTCTTTGGGGAACTTTAACTTTTGCTCACACGACCTTACGAGGTGCTGTTGTAGCGCAAGCCTTACAACCCGATACCGCCACGGTAAATCAGAACACAACGGCTTCGATTAACGTATTGGGAAATGATATCCTGAGTGCGGCCGGGGGTAACGTAATGGCGATTGCGGCAAGCCCCACCTACGGAACTGCCACGATCAATACCAACGGTACGCCAGGTACTATTTCAGACGACACCATCCTTTATACTCCTTATTTAAATTACACTGGGACTGACTCGTTTAACTACTCGGTAACCGATGTAAACGGTGTTTCGCAGACGGTTTCGGTTTCGATAACGGTCAATCCGGTGGCGCTTTCCATCACCACGAGTGTCCTTAATGAAAGTTGCCCCGATGCAAATAACGGCTCCATTATTGCGTATGCGAAGAATGGTATTACGCCGTATACCTTTTTTACGCTTTCCGGCCAAATGTCGGCTACGAGTGCAACCGGCGTTTTCACCGGACTCGAACCGGGCACCTATAATGTGACCATAACGAGTTCCAGTGGTGCAACGGCTACTGCATCGAATCTTATAGTATATCCTGCGAACGATCTTAACCTCACAAGCGATACAACCATTTGTGCGGGTAACCCGAAACAATTAACCGTAAGCGGAGGGGGTGCAACGTATGCATGGACCTCCACACCGACCGATGCCAGCCTGACACCAGGAGGTACAATACAAAATGTGGCACCGACGCAAACGACCGTTTATACCGTCACCTCCACTATTCCATTGGATCGTAATCTCATTGCCAATCCGTCTTTTTCACAAGGGAACAAGTTTTTCTACAGCGATTACACGTTTGCAGGCAATAATAACTCCAATATTCCGAGGCGATACGGTGTGTTATCAAACACGTCGGCCTGGTCAACCGATTATGGCTCGTGCTCGGACCACACGGGCTCAAACGACCAAATGTTGATCGTATCCGGCTCCCACACAAACGGGGGTAATGACATCGTGTGGAAGCAAATCGTGCCTGTCGCTTCGGGCCAAAACTATCTTTTTAAATATTGGATACAGAACCTCTCCGGCAGTAATCCTGCCAATATGGTCGTTAAAATCAACGGTGTACAGGTCGGAGGTGTTAATGCAGTCGACCCTAATAACGCCTGCGGCACCTGGATCGAGCATACCTATGCCTGGGCATCGGGCAGCGCCACTACTGCAGAAATCGCGATTTATGACACGACGGTTGCGATCGCGGGTAACGATTTTGCGATCGATGATATTTCCATGAAACGCACGGGCGAAACCTGCACGATGACTAAGTCGGTTACCATTTCGACCGTCAACCAATTGACCGCGACGATTGACGGTCCTGTCACACAGGTTTGTCCAGGCTACTCGGCCCCGCTCACTTTTACAGGTACCCCCTTCACGACGATCACGTTCACATCGCCGGCAGGCAACGGATCTGTAACGCTGAATGCACAAGGCACCGCTACATATTCGCCTTTTGTGCTTGATACGACCACCTTCACACTGGGAACTGCTACCAATGGTACGTGCAGTAACCCCTTGACGGGAAGCTTTACCATATACGTGTATTCTACGTCGGCGGCACCTTGTACCTCCGAACAGCCCTTTCCGTATCCGACCGCCAATGTGCAGATTGAGGCGCCGGTGCCGGTTTGTTACGCGGGTGGCACTACCACGTTAAAGGCGAGTTATTATCTTCCGAGACCTACGACAGGCTATGGGGTGAAATCGATACCTTACCAAAACCTGTACTCCTACACGGGTGGAACGCCAATGGACGCTACGCAGGACGATATATTTACACCCCCCTTTACGATTCCGTTCAACTTCTGTTTTTATGGAAATAACTATTCGCAATTGACGATCGGAACTAATGGTATGATTAGCTTCGACCTATCCAATTCTGGTAATACCTGTCCCTATTTTTTCTCCCAGTCGATTCCGAGTGCTGCGATGCCAGTTAAGAATGCCATATTCGCGGTGTATCAGGATACCAATATTGCTTCGCCTCCGGTAACCAATACATCAATCCAGAATGTCAACTATTATGTCGGTGGCGTTGCACCAAACCGCTATTTTGTGGCAAACTTCAATGAATTACCACAATTTAAGTGTAATAATACCGTCGGTTTGCAGACTTATCAGGCAATCTTGCACGAAACCACTAACATTATCGATATATACATCAAGAATAGAACTCCCTGCACTACATGGAACCCAACTTTAACTTGTTGTGGAAACGGCCTTACAGGTGTTATCAATTCCACGGGCACTCAGGGTGTTCCGGCGCCTGGTCGTAATACTGGAACGTGGTCTGCATCTAACGAGGGCTGGCGGTTTTACCCCTCCGGTTCAGGTGCTTCACAGGCGACGGTCCAATGGACGGATAGCGCCGGTAACGTAGTTGGAATGGGTGATCAGATTCAGGTACCTGTTAATGGTCCTGAGATCTACACGGTAAAGGTGACTTACACCACTTGCTATGGTACTTTCGATGTGACGGACAGTATCGCGGTAGATGTCGAGCCATCGCTGGGCATTACGGATGCTTCTGACATTACCGTTTGCGGTCAGTCAACCGGGCCGTTCAACTTTGGAAACATCAATCAGGATGCTGCCATACTCACCGGTTTGGTGCAGAGCGATTACGATGTGTCGTATTATTTAGATCCGGAAGATGCCCGTAACTGGGCGGGTAACTCACTCACGCCGGCACAATTGGCAAACTATACCGTCACAAACGCGTCGGATCTTCCCAGAACGATTTACGTTCGTGTGACGGAAGTCAACCCCACCCTTGGTTGCGACAACTACACCCAGTTTACACTGGATGCATTTAGTCCGGGGGGTAGTATAGCGTATCCGCAAAGTACGTATAACATTACCGTGCCTAATACCACTGCGGCTGTCACGATGTCGCCCGATCTGGAAACCGGCGGTACGTTCGCTTCGGACGTTTCCGGTATTATATTGGATCCGGCTACCGGTCTTGTCAATGTCACCAGTAGCGCGCCAGGTACCTACAATATAACATATACCGTATCCGCACCGGGCTGCCCGTCTTATACCACACCACCGTTTACGTTGGTACTTGAGAACACTTGTATAGTCGACGCAACCGCTTCACAAACTGCGGTCTGCAGTGGTACCAATATCGACCTTTTCGCAAGCGGAACAGAGATCAATGCGACGTATGCATGGACAGGCCCCAGCTTTACTTCTAACCAACAGAATCCGGCCGGTGTAGTATTGCCTACGACACCAGGCGACTATGTGTACCATGTAGATAAGACGGTTTTTGGCTCTATTTGTGCCTCCGACGACATTACCATTTCCGTCTACGAAATCCCGACGGCTGCTTTTGCCGTTTCGACCTTCCCGGCCTGTGTGGGTGATACTCCTAGTGTATCGGTAACGGGCACGCCAAATGCGGTGGTTACGGTGTATGAACAAGGCACCACGACGCCTATTTCGGTCACGCTCGACGCCACGGGTGTTGGGTCATTCACGACCCTTGCGGTGACTTCGACAGGCATGGTATACGAACTGACACGTGCTGAATCGACTACGACGCCGGTCTGCGCCACGGATTATACCCCTGGCACGGTGACGGTCACCATCACGACAACGCCTCCGACAGCGACGGTAGCGGCGCCGCCGACGGCTGTCTGCTCAGGTGATACGGCTACTTTTACCGTTACGGGCACACCGAATGGTGTTGTAAATTATACGCTGGGTGCCGCGGGAGGTTCCGTGACTCTCGACGGAGCAGGTACGGCCCCGGTTACGACCGGTCCAATTACGGCTGGGGTAACTATAACGCTTAACAGCATCGTGTCGGGTAGCTGCACCACGCCGCTCTCTGCCACGGCTTCTGCTTCGGTATTGCCATTGCCAACGGCGAGCTTTACGGCTACTACGACCATCTGTGCGCAGCAAGCGGCGGTGATCGACTTCACCGGCACGCCGAACGCGCAGGTGACCTTCACTGATAGCAACGGCACCTCCAATACGATTACCCTAACAGCAGGCGGTACGTATCAGTATACCTCACCGTATCCGATGACGGCCAACGGCACCTTCACCCTGAACAGTGTGGTGAGTGCCACCACACCGGCCTGTACGCAAACCCTGAACCAACAGTTGAACTTCACGGTCAATGCCCTTCCAGCCGTTACACAGGATCCGGCCCCGGCCACACAGGCAGCCTGCGAAGGCAGCACGGTGACCTTTACCGCTGCGGGAACAGGAGCGGGAGTGGGGTATCAGTGGTACGGTCCATCCGGACTGATCACCGGTGCCAATAACGCGACGCTGACCCTGACCAACATCACCCTGGCCCAGGAAGGAAATTACTACGTTGAGGTAAGCGGTACCTGCGCGCCTTCACCGCTTTCGGCCAATGCCTTTTTGGATGTGACCGACGCTCCGGCCATCACAAGCCTTGCAGCCAATACGGTGCTGTGTGAAGGATCGAACTATAGCATCACGGTAAACGCCACCGGAGATAACCTATCGTATGAATGGCGCAATGCTGCCAACCTGGTGGTAGGCAATACCGCGACACTGACCATCGCTTCGATCACCCCGGCCAATGCGGGTACCTACACCGTTACGGTGAGTGGGGCCGCAGGCTGTACGCCGGTATCGCAATCGACGACCCTTACCATCAATGCCCTTCCGCAGATCACCACCCAACCGGTGGGCGCGACCATCTGCGAAGACGAAGGCTATACCTTTACCGTAGCGGCTACCGAGTCGCTGTTGAACTTCAACTGGTACCACGGCAGTCCTGCGGCACTTGTCAAGAGCGGTCCGGATAACTTCCTTACCGTTGCCGGTACGATGGCCGATGAAGGCACGTATTATGTAGAAGTCACCAACCCGTGTTTACCAAGTCCGGGTGTTACCAGTACAACCGTTACGCTGAACATCGAGCAGAAGCCACGCATTACGGTGCAACCGTTATCCCCTGCGCCGATGTGTACGGGCGAGAACTTTACCCTGTCGGTCACCGCCACAGGCGAGAACCTTGGCTACCAGTGGTATGGTCCGGATGGCAACCCGATTGCGGGGGCTACCTCGACCAGCTACAGTGTGACCGGCGCCCAGGTGAACCAATCGGGGAACTACTTCGTTCGGGTGAGCAACACCCTGGGTGAATGTAGCCCGGTTGATTCGACACCGGCCACTATCACCGTGAACCAGGGCCCTGCCTGGACAGTAGAGCCAGGTGATCTGAACCTGTGTGTTGGAGAGGCTATCCTGCTTAGCTCACAGGCTTCAGGCGATGCCCTGACCTATAGCTGGTATAAAGACGGAGTGGACCTGAACGTCCACACCCCTGATCTTACCATAGCCGCCGCCGATGTGGATGTGACCGATGCGGGTATTTACCGCGTGGAGGTCACCAGCCCGACGTGCCCACTGATTTTCTCAGAGGCCATTGTTCTGGTTTACCCAGCTCCGCAGGCAACGATAGCTAATGGCAACGAGCCTGAAATCTGTGAAGGACAAAGTGCTGATGTGGTCTTTAGCGGTACCCCGAATGCGGTGGTGACCTATACGATCAACGGGGGAGCACCTCAGACCATTGTATTGAGTCCGGGCGGGCAGGCCATCCTGGCTACGGGCCAACTGGATGCCACGACTGAGTACACGCTGGTGAGTGTGATTACGGGCAGTGAGCCGTATTGTTCGGCTCCACTAGCCGGACTTCCGAACACCACGGCTATTGTAAAGGTTGACCGGATCCCGGATGTGGACCTTCCACAGGATACCTACCTCTGTTTTGACGCGGCGGGTAATCTGTTGGGTGTACACGATGCGTTTGAAACGGGGCTTGACCCGGCTATTTATAGCTTCCAGTGGTATTTTGAGGGCAATCCGATTGCAGGAGCTACCGGATCGGGTTATACGCCCGACAGTGCGGGCCAGTATCGTGTGGAAATAACCAATAATACGACGAATTGTACTTCGGCTGCTACGGCTCCGGTTGTGTCCTCGACGGCTCCGACTTCGATCACGGCGGCGGATGTGACTACGGGTTACTTCGCCGATACGGCTTCGATTGTAGTGACGGTTGACCCTGTAGGAGACTACGAATACCGTCTGGATGACGGTCCGTGGCAGACCAGCAATACCTTCACGGGTGTCAGCAACGTATTGGGCTATGCCCAAACGGGCAGTCATACGGTATATGCCCGCGACCTGAAGTCTTGTGGACAGGTAGAGTATGCGGTGTATCTGGTAGATTACCCGAAGTATTTCACCCCGAATGGCGACGGCATCCACGATACGTGGAATATTCCGGTGATTAGTGGTCAACCGGGTGCGCTGGTTTACATCTTTGACCGTTCTGGTAAACTATTGAAACAAATTTATCCGAGCGGTACCGGTTGGGATGGTACATTCAACGGCAACCAGATGCCTGCCGATGATTACTGGTTCCTTATCCAATATGAAGAAGCCGGCATTACTAAAGAATTCAAGGCACACTTTACCCTTAAGCGCTAA
- a CDS encoding peptidylprolyl isomerase — protein MKTKLICLLLLTLSTGVFAQTKKASPKAAAPASTDGLFAEITTTKGKILLKLEYGKTPITVANFVSLAEGNNPAVTDANLKGKPFYDGLKFHRVIADFMIQGGDPAGTGSGGPGYKFKDEITDLKHNRAGTLSMANAGAGTNGSQFFITHKDTPWLDGKHTVFGYVVSGQDVVNAIAQNDLIAKVTIIRKGAAAKAFNAVKVFGDYMATRDEQEAKARKEKEEAEAAKRKAYEAQYGGVISEKKAYFDKVRETATVLPSGVAYTIIKKGAGTKPADGQQVFIHYAGYFKDGRLFDSSYADVNRAFGTFDEARANGGGYAPFPFQYGNKKGLISGFIDGIQNMALGDKAVVFIPSASGYGERGAGERIPPNTDLIFEIEMLEKAE, from the coding sequence ATGAAAACCAAACTCATTTGCCTGTTGTTGTTGACCTTATCGACAGGTGTATTCGCCCAGACCAAAAAAGCGTCGCCGAAGGCAGCAGCGCCTGCGTCGACAGATGGGCTCTTCGCGGAAATCACGACCACCAAAGGAAAAATCCTTCTTAAACTCGAATACGGAAAAACGCCCATTACGGTCGCCAACTTCGTGTCGTTGGCTGAAGGTAACAATCCGGCGGTGACGGACGCAAACTTAAAAGGAAAGCCATTTTACGACGGACTCAAATTCCACCGGGTCATTGCCGACTTCATGATCCAGGGGGGTGACCCAGCCGGTACCGGAAGTGGCGGCCCTGGTTATAAATTCAAGGACGAAATCACCGACCTGAAGCACAACCGCGCCGGAACGCTTTCGATGGCGAACGCCGGAGCCGGAACCAATGGCAGCCAGTTCTTCATCACCCACAAAGACACGCCTTGGCTGGACGGAAAGCATACCGTTTTCGGGTATGTCGTTTCCGGACAGGATGTGGTGAACGCCATCGCACAGAACGACCTCATTGCGAAAGTGACGATCATTCGTAAAGGTGCAGCAGCGAAAGCCTTCAATGCGGTAAAAGTTTTCGGTGACTACATGGCCACACGCGACGAGCAGGAAGCCAAAGCGCGTAAAGAGAAGGAAGAAGCGGAAGCTGCAAAACGGAAAGCGTATGAGGCCCAATATGGTGGCGTCATCAGCGAGAAGAAAGCCTATTTTGATAAAGTGCGTGAAACCGCTACGGTATTGCCAAGCGGAGTAGCCTATACCATCATTAAAAAGGGCGCGGGTACGAAACCAGCCGACGGGCAGCAGGTATTTATCCATTATGCCGGTTACTTCAAAGATGGTCGCCTGTTCGACAGCAGCTATGCCGACGTGAACAGGGCGTTTGGCACCTTTGATGAAGCCCGTGCAAACGGAGGTGGCTATGCCCCTTTCCCTTTCCAGTATGGCAATAAAAAAGGACTGATTTCCGGATTCATCGACGGCATCCAGAATATGGCGTTGGGCGATAAGGCGGTGGTATTCATCCCGTCTGCTTCCGGATACGGAGAGCGCGGTGCCGGTGAACGCATCCCACCTAATACCGACCTGATCTTCGAAATCGAAATGCTCGAGAAAGCAGAATAA
- a CDS encoding pyridoxal phosphate-dependent aminotransferase translates to MPTISSKGQHMPESPIRKLVPYAEGAKKRGTKVYHLNIGQPDIRTPEGALEAIRNVHLEVLEYSHSAGFESYRKKLAAYYTAHGLPVDTADIIITTGGSEALLFAMGSTMDAGDEIIIPEPFYANYNGFSTASGVKVVPVISTIDTGFALPPVAEFEKLITPRTKAVLICNPGNPTGYLYSKEEMLQLAELVKKHDLFLIADEVYREFAYDGYIHHSVMNIPGLEQHAIMIDSVSKRYSMCGARIGCIVSKNKEVMATAMKFAQARLSPPTFEQIAAEAALDTPQSYFDEVIGEYKDRRDTLVSELSKIDGVVVANPKGAFYCMAKLPVTDADDFAQWLLESFDLNGETVMVAPAAGFYSTPGAGKDEVRIAYVLKKEDLVRSVAILKEALQVYNAK, encoded by the coding sequence ATGCCAACCATATCAAGCAAAGGGCAGCACATGCCTGAATCGCCCATACGGAAGTTGGTGCCTTATGCAGAAGGAGCAAAGAAAAGAGGCACCAAAGTCTATCATTTGAATATTGGACAACCCGATATCCGCACGCCGGAAGGAGCCCTTGAGGCCATCCGAAACGTTCACCTTGAGGTACTCGAATATAGCCACTCGGCCGGTTTCGAAAGTTACCGCAAAAAACTGGCGGCCTATTACACCGCCCATGGCCTGCCTGTTGATACAGCTGATATTATTATTACCACCGGTGGCTCGGAAGCATTGCTTTTTGCCATGGGAAGTACGATGGACGCGGGAGATGAAATCATCATTCCCGAGCCGTTCTATGCTAACTACAATGGCTTTTCCACGGCGTCAGGTGTCAAAGTGGTGCCGGTCATCTCGACAATTGATACCGGATTTGCACTTCCTCCCGTCGCCGAATTTGAAAAACTCATTACGCCCCGTACGAAAGCGGTATTGATTTGCAACCCGGGTAACCCAACCGGTTACCTGTATTCAAAAGAGGAAATGTTGCAATTGGCCGAACTCGTCAAAAAACACGACCTTTTCCTGATTGCCGACGAGGTGTACCGCGAATTTGCGTACGACGGCTACATACACCACTCGGTGATGAACATTCCGGGTCTGGAGCAACACGCGATTATGATCGATTCGGTTTCGAAACGCTACAGTATGTGTGGTGCCCGAATCGGCTGTATTGTGTCAAAAAACAAGGAAGTGATGGCTACCGCGATGAAGTTCGCACAGGCCCGTCTGAGCCCGCCGACCTTCGAACAGATTGCAGCGGAGGCGGCACTGGATACGCCTCAAAGCTATTTTGACGAAGTAATTGGCGAATACAAAGACCGTCGCGATACATTGGTAAGCGAATTAAGTAAAATCGACGGTGTAGTCGTTGCAAATCCAAAAGGTGCTTTCTATTGTATGGCGAAACTACCTGTCACAGACGCCGACGACTTTGCGCAATGGCTGTTAGAATCATTTGACCTCAATGGCGAAACCGTTATGGTCGCTCCGGCTGCCGGTTTCTATTCCACTCCAGGCGCTGGTAAGGATGAAGTCCGGATTGCGTATGTACTTAAAAAAGAAGACCTCGTACGAAGCGTGGCGATATTAAAAGAAGCGCTTCAGGTATACAACGCAAAGTAG
- a CDS encoding GNAT family N-acetyltransferase, whose protein sequence is MIPRDLVLENEKVLLRPLEASDFELLLPFALEEPEIWYFSLVRAAGADGLRHYMDIALKARETGQEFPFIVFDKVTGRYAGSTRFYDINLPFATVQLGYTWYGSAFQGTHVNRNCKYLLLRYAFEEWGMERVEFRADARNARSIAAMKSIGCQVDGVLRANMPTADGGRRDSIVLSILKDEWQERVKSLLENKIKLL, encoded by the coding sequence ATGATACCCCGCGATCTGGTCCTTGAAAATGAAAAGGTACTTCTAAGGCCGTTGGAGGCATCCGATTTTGAACTGCTGTTGCCTTTTGCGCTGGAAGAGCCCGAAATCTGGTATTTTTCGCTCGTTCGCGCAGCCGGAGCCGACGGATTGCGCCACTATATGGATATTGCCCTGAAGGCCCGCGAGACAGGTCAGGAATTCCCCTTCATCGTATTCGATAAAGTAACCGGCCGCTATGCCGGGAGCACACGTTTTTACGACATAAACCTTCCGTTCGCAACCGTGCAACTTGGGTATACGTGGTACGGAAGTGCCTTTCAGGGTACCCACGTTAACCGCAATTGCAAGTACCTGCTTCTTCGCTATGCTTTTGAAGAATGGGGAATGGAACGGGTGGAGTTTCGTGCCGACGCCCGTAATGCCCGGAGTATTGCCGCAATGAAAAGTATTGGTTGCCAGGTAGATGGTGTCCTGCGGGCGAATATGCCTACCGCCGATGGTGGACGGCGCGACAGCATCGTCCTTAGCATTTTGAAAGACGAATGGCAGGAGCGTGTCAAATCGTTATTGGAAAATAAAATCAAGCTTTTATGA